From one Sus scrofa isolate TJ Tabasco breed Duroc chromosome 9, Sscrofa11.1, whole genome shotgun sequence genomic stretch:
- the TTC36 gene encoding tetratricopeptide repeat protein 36: MGTPNDQAVLQAIFNPDSPFGDIIGLDPGQEAQKEVDEDGVFPRAQLEQSKALELQGVIAAEAGDLSTALERFGQAINLLPERASAYNNRAQARRLQGDVAGALEDLERALALSGGRGRAARQGFVQRGLVARLQGRDDDAREDFERAARLGSEFARRQLVLLNPYAALCNRMLADMMGQLRGELNGR, translated from the exons ATGGGGACTCCGAATGACCAGGCGGTGTTGCAGGCCATCTTCAACCCGGACTCCCCATTTGGAGACATCATTGGATTGGACCCaggacaggaagcacagaaggaagTAGATGAAG ATGGAGTTTTCCCTCGAGCACAGCTGGAGCAGTCCAAGGCCCTGGAGCTGCAGGGGGTGATAGCAGCAGAAGCTGGTGACCTCAGTACAGCCCTGGAGAGGTTTGGTCAAGCCATCAACCTACTGCCTGAGAGGGCTTCAGCCTACAACAACCGAGCCCAGGCCCGGCGACTCCAGGGAGATGTGGCAG GAGCCCTGGAAGACCTGGAGCGCGCGCTGGCGCTGAGCGGCGGCCGGGGCCGCGCCGCCCGCCAGGGGTTCGTGCAGCGCGGGCTCGTGGCGCGGCTGCAGGGCCGGGACGACGACGCCCGCGAGGACTTTGAGCGAGCGGCGCGGCTGGGCAGCGAGTTCGCCCGGCGCCAGCTGGTGCTGCTCAACCCGTACGCGGCTCTGTGCAACCGCATGCTAGCAGACATGATGGGGCAGCTGCGCGGGGAGCTCAACGGGCGCTGA
- the TMEM25 gene encoding transmembrane protein 25 isoform X4 — MEELLSLPALTWLLTSRPAPFSRQPGAHTGATMALLPGPATLPHTLLLLPALLSPGWGELAPQIDGQTWAERALRENERHAFTCRVAGGPGTPRLAWYLDGQLQEASSSRLLSVGGKAFSGGTSTFTVTAQRAQHELNCSLQDPSSGRSANASVILNVQFKPEIAQVGAKYQEAQGPGLLVVLFALVRANPPANVTWIDQDGPVTVNASDFLVLDAQNYPWLTNHTVQLQLRSLPHNLSVVATNDVGVTSASLPAPGLLATRVEVPLLGIVVAGGLALGTLVGFSTLVACLVCRKEKKTKGAASEQKRDLGP, encoded by the exons ATGGAGGAGTTACTAAGCTTGCCTGCTCTCACCTGGCTACTAACATCGAGGCCCGCCCCCTTCTCTCGGCAGCCTGGGGCCCACACAGGGGCCACCATGGCGCTGCTTCCCGGGCCAGCAACCCTCCCGCACACACTGCTGCTCCTGCCAGCCCTTCTGAGCCCAG GTTGGGGGGAGTTGGCGCCACAAATTGATGGTCAGACCTGGGCTGAGCGGGCACTTCGAGAGAATGAACGCCATGCCTTCACCTGCCGGGTGGCAGGGGGGCCTGGCACCCCCCGATTGGCCTGGTACCTGGATGGACAGCTACAGGAGGCCAGCTCCTCGAGACTACTGAGCGTGGGTGGGAAGGCCTTCTCCGGAGGCACCAGCACTTTCACTGTCACTGCCCAGAGGGCTCAGCATGAGCTCAACTGCTCCCTGCAGGACCCAAGCAGTGGCCGGTCAGCCAACGCTTCCGTCATCCTCAATGTACAAT TTAAGCCGGAGATTGCCCAGGTTGGGGCCAAGTACCAAGAAGCTCAGGGCCCAGGCCTCCTGGTCGTACTTTTTGCCCTGGTGCGTGCCAACCCGCCTGCCAATGTGACCTGGATCGACCAGGATGGGCCGGTGACTGTCAACGCCTCTGACTTCCTGGTGCTGGATGCCCAGAACTACCCCTGGCTCACCAACCAcactgtgcagctgcagctccgaagcCTGCCACACAACCTCTCGGTGGTAGCCACCAATGATGTGGGTGTCACCAGTGCCTCGCTTCCAGCCCCGG GGCTCCTGGCCACCCGGGTGGAAGTGCCACTGCTGGGCATCGTTGTGGCTGGAGGACTTGCCCTGGGCACACTGGTGGGGTTCAGCACCTTGGTGGCCTGCCTGGTCtgcaggaaagagaagaagaCCAAAG GAGCTGCTTCTGAGCAAAAGAGAGACCTTGGGCCTTAG
- the TMEM25 gene encoding transmembrane protein 25 isoform X5, giving the protein MEELLSLPALTWLLTSRPAPFSRQPGAHTGATMALLPGPATLPHTLLLLPALLSPGWGELAPQIDGQTWAERALRENERHAFTCRVAGGPGTPRLAWYLDGQLQEASSSRLLSVGGKAFSGGTSTFTVTAQRAQHELNCSLQDPSSGRSANASVILNVQFKPEIAQVGAKYQEAQGPGLLVVLFALVRANPPANVTWIDQDGPVTVNASDFLVLDAQNYPWLTNHTVQLQLRSLPHNLSVVATNDVGVTSASLPAPGLLATRVEVPLLGIVVAGGLALGTLVGFSTLVACLVCRKEKKTKATPTT; this is encoded by the exons ATGGAGGAGTTACTAAGCTTGCCTGCTCTCACCTGGCTACTAACATCGAGGCCCGCCCCCTTCTCTCGGCAGCCTGGGGCCCACACAGGGGCCACCATGGCGCTGCTTCCCGGGCCAGCAACCCTCCCGCACACACTGCTGCTCCTGCCAGCCCTTCTGAGCCCAG GTTGGGGGGAGTTGGCGCCACAAATTGATGGTCAGACCTGGGCTGAGCGGGCACTTCGAGAGAATGAACGCCATGCCTTCACCTGCCGGGTGGCAGGGGGGCCTGGCACCCCCCGATTGGCCTGGTACCTGGATGGACAGCTACAGGAGGCCAGCTCCTCGAGACTACTGAGCGTGGGTGGGAAGGCCTTCTCCGGAGGCACCAGCACTTTCACTGTCACTGCCCAGAGGGCTCAGCATGAGCTCAACTGCTCCCTGCAGGACCCAAGCAGTGGCCGGTCAGCCAACGCTTCCGTCATCCTCAATGTACAAT TTAAGCCGGAGATTGCCCAGGTTGGGGCCAAGTACCAAGAAGCTCAGGGCCCAGGCCTCCTGGTCGTACTTTTTGCCCTGGTGCGTGCCAACCCGCCTGCCAATGTGACCTGGATCGACCAGGATGGGCCGGTGACTGTCAACGCCTCTGACTTCCTGGTGCTGGATGCCCAGAACTACCCCTGGCTCACCAACCAcactgtgcagctgcagctccgaagcCTGCCACACAACCTCTCGGTGGTAGCCACCAATGATGTGGGTGTCACCAGTGCCTCGCTTCCAGCCCCGG GGCTCCTGGCCACCCGGGTGGAAGTGCCACTGCTGGGCATCGTTGTGGCTGGAGGACTTGCCCTGGGCACACTGGTGGGGTTCAGCACCTTGGTGGCCTGCCTGGTCtgcaggaaagagaagaagaCCAAAG CGACTCCAACAACCTGA
- the TMEM25 gene encoding transmembrane protein 25 isoform X1 produces the protein MEELLSLPALTWLLTSRPAPFSRQPGAHTGATMALLPGPATLPHTLLLLPALLSPGWGELAPQIDGQTWAERALRENERHAFTCRVAGGPGTPRLAWYLDGQLQEASSSRLLSVGGKAFSGGTSTFTVTAQRAQHELNCSLQDPSSGRSANASVILNVQFKPEIAQVGAKYQEAQGPGLLVVLFALVRANPPANVTWIDQDGPVTVNASDFLVLDAQNYPWLTNHTVQLQLRSLPHNLSVVATNDVGVTSASLPAPGLLATRVEVPLLGIVVAGGLALGTLVGFSTLVACLVCRKEKKTKGPSRRPSLISRAHPSLCLPCSDSNNLKLNNVRLPRENMSLPSNLQLNDLTPDSRGKPVDQQTAQNNSRPELLDPEPGGLLTSRGFIRLPMLGYIYRVSSVSSDEIWL, from the exons ATGGAGGAGTTACTAAGCTTGCCTGCTCTCACCTGGCTACTAACATCGAGGCCCGCCCCCTTCTCTCGGCAGCCTGGGGCCCACACAGGGGCCACCATGGCGCTGCTTCCCGGGCCAGCAACCCTCCCGCACACACTGCTGCTCCTGCCAGCCCTTCTGAGCCCAG GTTGGGGGGAGTTGGCGCCACAAATTGATGGTCAGACCTGGGCTGAGCGGGCACTTCGAGAGAATGAACGCCATGCCTTCACCTGCCGGGTGGCAGGGGGGCCTGGCACCCCCCGATTGGCCTGGTACCTGGATGGACAGCTACAGGAGGCCAGCTCCTCGAGACTACTGAGCGTGGGTGGGAAGGCCTTCTCCGGAGGCACCAGCACTTTCACTGTCACTGCCCAGAGGGCTCAGCATGAGCTCAACTGCTCCCTGCAGGACCCAAGCAGTGGCCGGTCAGCCAACGCTTCCGTCATCCTCAATGTACAAT TTAAGCCGGAGATTGCCCAGGTTGGGGCCAAGTACCAAGAAGCTCAGGGCCCAGGCCTCCTGGTCGTACTTTTTGCCCTGGTGCGTGCCAACCCGCCTGCCAATGTGACCTGGATCGACCAGGATGGGCCGGTGACTGTCAACGCCTCTGACTTCCTGGTGCTGGATGCCCAGAACTACCCCTGGCTCACCAACCAcactgtgcagctgcagctccgaagcCTGCCACACAACCTCTCGGTGGTAGCCACCAATGATGTGGGTGTCACCAGTGCCTCGCTTCCAGCCCCGG GGCTCCTGGCCACCCGGGTGGAAGTGCCACTGCTGGGCATCGTTGTGGCTGGAGGACTTGCCCTGGGCACACTGGTGGGGTTCAGCACCTTGGTGGCCTGCCTGGTCtgcaggaaagagaagaagaCCAAAG GCCCGTCCCGGCGCCCATCTCTGATCTCTAG GGCACACCCAAGCCTTTGTCTGCCCTGTAGCGACTCCAACAACCTGAAACTCAACAACGTGCGTCTGCCCCGGGAGAACATGTCCCTCCCGTCCAACCTGCAGCTCAACGACCTCACTCCGGATTCCAGAG GGAAGCCAGTGGACCAGCAGACTGCACAGAACAACAGCCGGCCAGAACTGCTGGACCCAGAGCCTGGAGGTCTGCTTACCAGCCGAG GTTTCATCCGTCTCCCGATGCTGGGCTACATTTATCGGGTGTCCAGTGTGAGCAGTGATGAGATCTGGCTCTGA
- the TMEM25 gene encoding transmembrane protein 25 isoform X7, giving the protein MALLPGPATLPHTLLLLPALLSPGWGELAPQIDGQTWAERALRENERHAFTCRVAGGPGTPRLAWYLDGQLQEASSSRLLSVGGKAFSGGTSTFTVTAQRAQHELNCSLQDPSSGRSANASVILNVQFKPEIAQVGAKYQEAQGPGLLVVLFALVRANPPANVTWIDQDGPVTVNASDFLVLDAQNYPWLTNHTVQLQLRSLPHNLSVVATNDVGVTSASLPAPGLLATRVEVPLLGIVVAGGLALGTLVGFSTLVACLVCRKEKKTKGPSRRPSLISRAHPSLCLPCSDSNNLKLNNVRLPRENMSLPSNLQLNDLTPDSRGKPVDQQTAQNNSRPELLDPEPGGLLTSRGFIRLPMLGYIYRVSSVSSDEIWL; this is encoded by the exons ATGGCGCTGCTTCCCGGGCCAGCAACCCTCCCGCACACACTGCTGCTCCTGCCAGCCCTTCTGAGCCCAG GTTGGGGGGAGTTGGCGCCACAAATTGATGGTCAGACCTGGGCTGAGCGGGCACTTCGAGAGAATGAACGCCATGCCTTCACCTGCCGGGTGGCAGGGGGGCCTGGCACCCCCCGATTGGCCTGGTACCTGGATGGACAGCTACAGGAGGCCAGCTCCTCGAGACTACTGAGCGTGGGTGGGAAGGCCTTCTCCGGAGGCACCAGCACTTTCACTGTCACTGCCCAGAGGGCTCAGCATGAGCTCAACTGCTCCCTGCAGGACCCAAGCAGTGGCCGGTCAGCCAACGCTTCCGTCATCCTCAATGTACAAT TTAAGCCGGAGATTGCCCAGGTTGGGGCCAAGTACCAAGAAGCTCAGGGCCCAGGCCTCCTGGTCGTACTTTTTGCCCTGGTGCGTGCCAACCCGCCTGCCAATGTGACCTGGATCGACCAGGATGGGCCGGTGACTGTCAACGCCTCTGACTTCCTGGTGCTGGATGCCCAGAACTACCCCTGGCTCACCAACCAcactgtgcagctgcagctccgaagcCTGCCACACAACCTCTCGGTGGTAGCCACCAATGATGTGGGTGTCACCAGTGCCTCGCTTCCAGCCCCGG GGCTCCTGGCCACCCGGGTGGAAGTGCCACTGCTGGGCATCGTTGTGGCTGGAGGACTTGCCCTGGGCACACTGGTGGGGTTCAGCACCTTGGTGGCCTGCCTGGTCtgcaggaaagagaagaagaCCAAAG GCCCGTCCCGGCGCCCATCTCTGATCTCTAG GGCACACCCAAGCCTTTGTCTGCCCTGTAGCGACTCCAACAACCTGAAACTCAACAACGTGCGTCTGCCCCGGGAGAACATGTCCCTCCCGTCCAACCTGCAGCTCAACGACCTCACTCCGGATTCCAGAG GGAAGCCAGTGGACCAGCAGACTGCACAGAACAACAGCCGGCCAGAACTGCTGGACCCAGAGCCTGGAGGTCTGCTTACCAGCCGAG GTTTCATCCGTCTCCCGATGCTGGGCTACATTTATCGGGTGTCCAGTGTGAGCAGTGATGAGATCTGGCTCTGA
- the TMEM25 gene encoding transmembrane protein 25 isoform X8, with protein MALLPGPATLPHTLLLLPALLSPVKPEIAQVGAKYQEAQGPGLLVVLFALVRANPPANVTWIDQDGPVTVNASDFLVLDAQNYPWLTNHTVQLQLRSLPHNLSVVATNDVGVTSASLPAPGLLATRVEVPLLGIVVAGGLALGTLVGFSTLVACLVCRKEKKTKGPSRRPSLISSDSNNLKLNNVRLPRENMSLPSNLQLNDLTPDSRGKPVDQQTAQNNSRPELLDPEPGGLLTSRGFIRLPMLGYIYRVSSVSSDEIWL; from the exons ATGGCGCTGCTTCCCGGGCCAGCAACCCTCCCGCACACACTGCTGCTCCTGCCAGCCCTTCTGAGCCCAG TTAAGCCGGAGATTGCCCAGGTTGGGGCCAAGTACCAAGAAGCTCAGGGCCCAGGCCTCCTGGTCGTACTTTTTGCCCTGGTGCGTGCCAACCCGCCTGCCAATGTGACCTGGATCGACCAGGATGGGCCGGTGACTGTCAACGCCTCTGACTTCCTGGTGCTGGATGCCCAGAACTACCCCTGGCTCACCAACCAcactgtgcagctgcagctccgaagcCTGCCACACAACCTCTCGGTGGTAGCCACCAATGATGTGGGTGTCACCAGTGCCTCGCTTCCAGCCCCGG GGCTCCTGGCCACCCGGGTGGAAGTGCCACTGCTGGGCATCGTTGTGGCTGGAGGACTTGCCCTGGGCACACTGGTGGGGTTCAGCACCTTGGTGGCCTGCCTGGTCtgcaggaaagagaagaagaCCAAAG GCCCGTCCCGGCGCCCATCTCTGATCTCTAG CGACTCCAACAACCTGAAACTCAACAACGTGCGTCTGCCCCGGGAGAACATGTCCCTCCCGTCCAACCTGCAGCTCAACGACCTCACTCCGGATTCCAGAG GGAAGCCAGTGGACCAGCAGACTGCACAGAACAACAGCCGGCCAGAACTGCTGGACCCAGAGCCTGGAGGTCTGCTTACCAGCCGAG GTTTCATCCGTCTCCCGATGCTGGGCTACATTTATCGGGTGTCCAGTGTGAGCAGTGATGAGATCTGGCTCTGA
- the TMEM25 gene encoding transmembrane protein 25 isoform X3, with protein sequence MALLPGPATLPHTLLLLPALLSPGWGELAPQIDGQTWAERALRENERHAFTCRVAGGPGTPRLAWYLDGQLQEASSSRLLSVGGKAFSGGTSTFTVTAQRAQHELNCSLQDPSSGRSANASVILNVQFKPEIAQVGAKYQEAQGPGLLVVLFALVRANPPANVTWIDQDGPVTVNASDFLVLDAQNYPWLTNHTVQLQLRSLPHNLSVVATNDVGVTSASLPAPGLLATRVEVPLLGIVVAGGLALGTLVGFSTLVACLVCRKEKKTKGPSRRPSLISSDSNNLKLNNVRLPRENMSLPSNLQLNDLTPDSRGKPVDQQTAQNNSRPELLDPEPGGLLTSRGFIRLPMLGYIYRVSSVSSDEIWL encoded by the exons ATGGCGCTGCTTCCCGGGCCAGCAACCCTCCCGCACACACTGCTGCTCCTGCCAGCCCTTCTGAGCCCAG GTTGGGGGGAGTTGGCGCCACAAATTGATGGTCAGACCTGGGCTGAGCGGGCACTTCGAGAGAATGAACGCCATGCCTTCACCTGCCGGGTGGCAGGGGGGCCTGGCACCCCCCGATTGGCCTGGTACCTGGATGGACAGCTACAGGAGGCCAGCTCCTCGAGACTACTGAGCGTGGGTGGGAAGGCCTTCTCCGGAGGCACCAGCACTTTCACTGTCACTGCCCAGAGGGCTCAGCATGAGCTCAACTGCTCCCTGCAGGACCCAAGCAGTGGCCGGTCAGCCAACGCTTCCGTCATCCTCAATGTACAAT TTAAGCCGGAGATTGCCCAGGTTGGGGCCAAGTACCAAGAAGCTCAGGGCCCAGGCCTCCTGGTCGTACTTTTTGCCCTGGTGCGTGCCAACCCGCCTGCCAATGTGACCTGGATCGACCAGGATGGGCCGGTGACTGTCAACGCCTCTGACTTCCTGGTGCTGGATGCCCAGAACTACCCCTGGCTCACCAACCAcactgtgcagctgcagctccgaagcCTGCCACACAACCTCTCGGTGGTAGCCACCAATGATGTGGGTGTCACCAGTGCCTCGCTTCCAGCCCCGG GGCTCCTGGCCACCCGGGTGGAAGTGCCACTGCTGGGCATCGTTGTGGCTGGAGGACTTGCCCTGGGCACACTGGTGGGGTTCAGCACCTTGGTGGCCTGCCTGGTCtgcaggaaagagaagaagaCCAAAG GCCCGTCCCGGCGCCCATCTCTGATCTCTAG CGACTCCAACAACCTGAAACTCAACAACGTGCGTCTGCCCCGGGAGAACATGTCCCTCCCGTCCAACCTGCAGCTCAACGACCTCACTCCGGATTCCAGAG GGAAGCCAGTGGACCAGCAGACTGCACAGAACAACAGCCGGCCAGAACTGCTGGACCCAGAGCCTGGAGGTCTGCTTACCAGCCGAG GTTTCATCCGTCTCCCGATGCTGGGCTACATTTATCGGGTGTCCAGTGTGAGCAGTGATGAGATCTGGCTCTGA
- the TMEM25 gene encoding transmembrane protein 25 isoform X6: MEELLSLPALTWLLTSRPAPFSRQPGAHTGATMALLPGPATLPHTLLLLPALLSPVKPEIAQVGAKYQEAQGPGLLVVLFALVRANPPANVTWIDQDGPVTVNASDFLVLDAQNYPWLTNHTVQLQLRSLPHNLSVVATNDVGVTSASLPAPGLLATRVEVPLLGIVVAGGLALGTLVGFSTLVACLVCRKEKKTKGPSRRPSLISRAHPSLCLPCSDSNNLKLNNVRLPRENMSLPSNLQLNDLTPDSRGKPVDQQTAQNNSRPELLDPEPGGLLTSRGFIRLPMLGYIYRVSSVSSDEIWL, encoded by the exons ATGGAGGAGTTACTAAGCTTGCCTGCTCTCACCTGGCTACTAACATCGAGGCCCGCCCCCTTCTCTCGGCAGCCTGGGGCCCACACAGGGGCCACCATGGCGCTGCTTCCCGGGCCAGCAACCCTCCCGCACACACTGCTGCTCCTGCCAGCCCTTCTGAGCCCAG TTAAGCCGGAGATTGCCCAGGTTGGGGCCAAGTACCAAGAAGCTCAGGGCCCAGGCCTCCTGGTCGTACTTTTTGCCCTGGTGCGTGCCAACCCGCCTGCCAATGTGACCTGGATCGACCAGGATGGGCCGGTGACTGTCAACGCCTCTGACTTCCTGGTGCTGGATGCCCAGAACTACCCCTGGCTCACCAACCAcactgtgcagctgcagctccgaagcCTGCCACACAACCTCTCGGTGGTAGCCACCAATGATGTGGGTGTCACCAGTGCCTCGCTTCCAGCCCCGG GGCTCCTGGCCACCCGGGTGGAAGTGCCACTGCTGGGCATCGTTGTGGCTGGAGGACTTGCCCTGGGCACACTGGTGGGGTTCAGCACCTTGGTGGCCTGCCTGGTCtgcaggaaagagaagaagaCCAAAG GCCCGTCCCGGCGCCCATCTCTGATCTCTAG GGCACACCCAAGCCTTTGTCTGCCCTGTAGCGACTCCAACAACCTGAAACTCAACAACGTGCGTCTGCCCCGGGAGAACATGTCCCTCCCGTCCAACCTGCAGCTCAACGACCTCACTCCGGATTCCAGAG GGAAGCCAGTGGACCAGCAGACTGCACAGAACAACAGCCGGCCAGAACTGCTGGACCCAGAGCCTGGAGGTCTGCTTACCAGCCGAG GTTTCATCCGTCTCCCGATGCTGGGCTACATTTATCGGGTGTCCAGTGTGAGCAGTGATGAGATCTGGCTCTGA
- the TMEM25 gene encoding transmembrane protein 25 isoform X2: MEELLSLPALTWLLTSRPAPFSRQPGAHTGATMALLPGPATLPHTLLLLPALLSPGWGELAPQIDGQTWAERALRENERHAFTCRVAGGPGTPRLAWYLDGQLQEASSSRLLSVGGKAFSGGTSTFTVTAQRAQHELNCSLQDPSSGRSANASVILNVQFKPEIAQVGAKYQEAQGPGLLVVLFALVRANPPANVTWIDQDGPVTVNASDFLVLDAQNYPWLTNHTVQLQLRSLPHNLSVVATNDVGVTSASLPAPGLLATRVEVPLLGIVVAGGLALGTLVGFSTLVACLVCRKEKKTKGPSRRPSLISSDSNNLKLNNVRLPRENMSLPSNLQLNDLTPDSRGKPVDQQTAQNNSRPELLDPEPGGLLTSRGFIRLPMLGYIYRVSSVSSDEIWL; the protein is encoded by the exons ATGGAGGAGTTACTAAGCTTGCCTGCTCTCACCTGGCTACTAACATCGAGGCCCGCCCCCTTCTCTCGGCAGCCTGGGGCCCACACAGGGGCCACCATGGCGCTGCTTCCCGGGCCAGCAACCCTCCCGCACACACTGCTGCTCCTGCCAGCCCTTCTGAGCCCAG GTTGGGGGGAGTTGGCGCCACAAATTGATGGTCAGACCTGGGCTGAGCGGGCACTTCGAGAGAATGAACGCCATGCCTTCACCTGCCGGGTGGCAGGGGGGCCTGGCACCCCCCGATTGGCCTGGTACCTGGATGGACAGCTACAGGAGGCCAGCTCCTCGAGACTACTGAGCGTGGGTGGGAAGGCCTTCTCCGGAGGCACCAGCACTTTCACTGTCACTGCCCAGAGGGCTCAGCATGAGCTCAACTGCTCCCTGCAGGACCCAAGCAGTGGCCGGTCAGCCAACGCTTCCGTCATCCTCAATGTACAAT TTAAGCCGGAGATTGCCCAGGTTGGGGCCAAGTACCAAGAAGCTCAGGGCCCAGGCCTCCTGGTCGTACTTTTTGCCCTGGTGCGTGCCAACCCGCCTGCCAATGTGACCTGGATCGACCAGGATGGGCCGGTGACTGTCAACGCCTCTGACTTCCTGGTGCTGGATGCCCAGAACTACCCCTGGCTCACCAACCAcactgtgcagctgcagctccgaagcCTGCCACACAACCTCTCGGTGGTAGCCACCAATGATGTGGGTGTCACCAGTGCCTCGCTTCCAGCCCCGG GGCTCCTGGCCACCCGGGTGGAAGTGCCACTGCTGGGCATCGTTGTGGCTGGAGGACTTGCCCTGGGCACACTGGTGGGGTTCAGCACCTTGGTGGCCTGCCTGGTCtgcaggaaagagaagaagaCCAAAG GCCCGTCCCGGCGCCCATCTCTGATCTCTAG CGACTCCAACAACCTGAAACTCAACAACGTGCGTCTGCCCCGGGAGAACATGTCCCTCCCGTCCAACCTGCAGCTCAACGACCTCACTCCGGATTCCAGAG GGAAGCCAGTGGACCAGCAGACTGCACAGAACAACAGCCGGCCAGAACTGCTGGACCCAGAGCCTGGAGGTCTGCTTACCAGCCGAG GTTTCATCCGTCTCCCGATGCTGGGCTACATTTATCGGGTGTCCAGTGTGAGCAGTGATGAGATCTGGCTCTGA